The DNA sequence GCCCCACGCGCTGCCGCGCTGCTGGGGAACGCTCGCCCGGGACCCTCCGCGCCGCCCTCGGCCACGGCCGTGGGGACCGCCCTGCCCGGGCACCCCGGACGGCGTCCGGTGCGACGCCGAGGCACCCGCCTCCTCGTTCCCGTACGGCTCTTCCCGCCCGTCACGACCCATAGCGGAAGCTCCCGTGCACGCCGGACACCGAACAAAACAGGGGTCAGCGTGGCACAGACGCACACCGCGATGGCAGACGCGCGAACGGCAACCACTCGTCCGAGGAACGTTCGCACACCGGAGCGTGGGAAAACCCACGCCCTAACCGGTTTCCCACCGCTCTCAGGGTGACTCGGCGTCACCCGAACGGGAACAACCTTCCGAAGGCCCGCCCTCCTTTCGGGTGCGGCTTTCGGGCGCCGCTTCTGGCGTCACTTCCGGATGCCTGACGGATGCGCCCGCACCGCACGACCCACCACGTCCGGCAAGGACCGGACCGGCACACCGCGATCGGCCCCGGCCCGTCCGGCTGGCACAACCGGAACGAGCCGGAACGAGCTGAAGCGCCGAGAGGACCCGGAACCAGGCGAAGCACGCCCCACCCGATTCCGCCGGTCCACCGTCGGACGCCAACTACAGGAAGGCCGCTACCGGCCGGCTGCCGTCGGACAACCACCGTCAGCCGACCGCCACCGGAAGACCGGCGACGGAAGACCGCCGTCAGCCGGCCACCGCGCGCCCGGCCATCAAGCCATCAAGCCGTCAGGCCATCAGCTCGCCAACCCGTCAGGCCGTCAGCCAGGTCAAGCCGCCGGCCGCGACCGCAGCCCCTCCAGCAGGATGTCGAGCAGCCGCGAGGACGCCGCCGCCTGCTGCGCCGCGTCCGGCAGCGAAGGCGCCGCCGTGGCGATGACCAGCAGCACGTCCGCGACGGTCACGTCCGGCCGCAGCTCGCCCGCCGCCCGCGCCCGGTCCACCAGGCGCCCGACGACCTCCAGCAGCGCTGCCGCGCCCGAACCGTCCCGCTGCCCGTCGGGCACCGGCACCGGCCGCTGCTCGACGAGGCGCAGCTCGTGGAGCTGGCCCCCGGCCGCCCCCGGCTGCCGCTGCTGCGGCACCCGGGCCTGCGGCGGCGCCACCGGCGCCACCGGCTCCGGGGCGGACTCGCCCTCGACGCCGACCCGCAGCACCTGCGGCGGCAGCAGCCGTCCGGCGCCCGAGGCCACCGAGGTGCGCAGGAACCGGGAGAGCGCCGACCACGGCTCCTCCTCCTGGCCCAGCGCCGTCCGCGCCTGCTCGGTCAGCCGTGCCGTCTCTTCCTCGGCTATCCGCCTGACCAGGACGTCCTTGCTCGGGAACCGCCGGTAGACCGTTCCCACGCCGACCCGGGCCCGGCGCGCCACGTCCTCCATCGGCGCTCCGTACCCCAGCTCGCCGAAGACCTCGCGAGCCGCCCGCAGCACATGTTCGAGATTGCGCTGCGCGTCCACGCGCAGCGGCGTACTACGGCCGCCGTTCCCGTCGGAGGGCGCGACAGCGGTAGACCAATGAGAGCCCTGAATGTGCATACGTTCCCCCGGTTATGACGTCTCCCCCCGGAGACTCCCCGCCCTGACTGCCGGAGCAGGCCGCTGCCTGAACCCCGACGAAGTACGAACATAGTTGAGCCCAGGTCAAGAAAGAAGAGGGTAGTTCCGCACAGCCTGCCCCCAATAGGCGTACGCGCCGGTCCGCGGTTGATTCCGCACCACCTCACCACCCCGGCGGATCCGCGCTGACCTGCATACCTTGTCCCGGGTGGGGCAAGCGGAGGCTCCGCCCTCCGGCTACGCCTCCGGTCATACGTTTCGCCCGGCCCTGTGGACAAACACCGGTACCCGGTGCGTCATGGAAGGGAGCCGTGTGACCGCGCGGATGTGAAGGGACAGCCTTGGCCAAAGAACCGGCGGTGAAGGAAGCGACGCGCATTCTGGTCGTCGGGGGCGGCTACGTGGGCATGTACGCCGCACTGCACCTCCAGCGCAAGCTGCGGAAGGGCGAGGCCGAGATCCTGGTCGTCAGCCCCGACCCCTACATGACCTACCAGCCTTTCCTGCCCGAGGCCGCGGCCGGCTCCATCTCGCCCCGGCACGTCGTCGTCCCGCTCCGCAGCGTCCTCAAGGGCTGCCAACTCCTCGTCGGCGAGGTGTCCGCCCTCGACCACGCGGCGCGGACCGCCACCGTCCGGACGGCCGCCACCGAGGAGTCCGGCGAGGGTGCCCTCACCGTCCACTACGACGAGCTGGTCATCGCCCCGGGCTCGGTCTCCCGCACCCTCCCGATCCCCGGCCTCGCCGAGCACGGCATCGGCTTCAAGACCGTCGAGGAGGCCATCGGCCTGCGGAACCACGTCCTGGAGCAACTGGACATCGCCTCCTCCACCCGCGACCCGGAGGTCCGCGACGCCGCCCTCACCTTCGTCTTCGTCGGCGGCGGCTACGCCGGCGTGGAGGCCCTGGCCGAACTGGAGGACATGGCCCGCTACGCCGCCCGGTACTACCACAACATCGACCAGGAGGACCTGCGCTTCCTCCTCGTCGAGGCCACCGGCCGCATCCTCCCTGAGGTCGGCGAGGAGATGGGCCGGTACGCCATCCGTGAGCTGCGCGGCCGGAACATCGACGTCCGCCTCGACACCCGCCTCGACTCCTGCGAGAACCGCGTCGTGGTGCTCAGCGACGGATCCCGCCACCCCGCCCGCACCCTCGTCTGGACCGCGGGCGTCAAACCGCACCCCCTCCTCGCCGCCACCGACCTGCCGCTGAACGCGCGCGGCCGTCTGAGGTGCCGTCCCGACCTGCGTGTCGAAGGGGTCGACCACGCCTGGGCCGCCGGTGACGCCGCAGCCGTCCCCGACCTGACGGCGCACGAACCCGGCGTCGAATGCGCCCCCAACGCGCAACACGCCGTCCGCCAGGCGAAGGTCCTCGCCGGCAACGTCCTGTGCTCCCTCCGCGGCCACTCCCTCACGGACTACCGGCACAAGTACGTCGGCTCGGTGGCCTCCCTCGGCCTGCACAAGGGCGTCGCCCACGTCTACGGACAGAAGCTCAAGGGCTACCCCGCCTGGTTCATGCACCGCGCCTACCACCTCAGCCGCATCCCCACCTTCAACCGCAAGGCCCGCGTCCTCGCCGAATGGACCCTCGCCGGCCTCTTCAAGCGGGAGATCGTCTCGCTCGGCTCGCTGGAGAACCCCCGGGCCGAGTTCGAACTCGCCGCCGGCACCGGCCGCCATCCGGAGGCCGGGTGACGCACGCGCCACGCCGGACCGGAGCGGGGAACTCCCGCCGACGGCTCCGACGTCTCACGGATGTCAGTCCGGTCGGCCACACTGGACGTGTGACCATGGGTGGGTCCGCACTTCCGAAGAGTGACGATCGCGAGGATTCGGACGATCGCGAGGATTCGAAGGATTCAGACGTTTGCCGCATTCCCCCGGGGGCCGGCCCCCGCACCGACCACCGCGCCCCCGCGCCGGGCGCGCGGCTCGGCCGCCACGCGTCGCCGAGCTGATCCGGACCGACTCCGCGAGGTAATCCTCAGTGAACTTCACCCGCTGGAGCGCCCGGCTCCCCGGCACACAGCGCCGGGCCGCGACGCGCGCCGACCGCAACGCCCCGGCCGCCCCCACCGCGGCGACGCCCGCCACGGGATCCGTCCCCGCCGCCCGCGCCGGCTCCGGCCCGCTCCCCGCACCCGACGGCCCCGTCGCCACCCTCGACGGGCTGTCCGTCCACGACGTCCTCGGCCAGGTCCCGGCCCTCGTCGCCGTCGTCTACGGCCCCGACCACCGCATCGCCTACGTCAACGACGCCTACGCCGCCCTCTTCGGCCCCCGCACCCCCGGCGCCCCCGCCCGCGAGGCCCTCACCGAGCTGGAAGAGCTCGGCCTCCTCGCCCTCATGGACCAGGTACTGCGCAGCGGCAAACCCCGCACCGTCAAATCCCGCCGCGTCAGCACCACCCCCGACGGCCCCGGCGGTCCCGACACTCCCGCCGGCCCGGACGGCACCACCACCCGCCCCCGGCACGGCTACTACACCTTCACCTGCACCCCACTGCGCGTCGGCATCCCCGGCGACGGCCCGCCGCAGCCCGGCGTCCTGATCTTCGCCGCCGACGTCACCGACCAGGTCGAGGCCGCCGAACGGCTGCGCACCAGCGAACGCCGCCAGCGCGAGGCCGCCGTCACCCTCCAGCGCAGCCTGCTCCCCCAGGAGCTCGAACAACCCGACGACCTCCGGGTCGCCGCCACCTACCAGCCGGGCGGCCAGGACACCGCCGTCGGCGGGGACTGGTACGACGTCATCACCCTCGGCGCCGGCCGCACCGCCCTGGTCATCGGCGACGTCATGGGCCGCGGGGTGCGCGCCGCGGCCGTCATGGGCCAGCTCCGCACCGCCGTCCGCGCCTACGCCCGCCTCGACCTGCCGCCCCACGAGGTCCTCCAGCTCCTCGACGGCCTGGCCGCCGAGATCGACGCCACCCAGATCGCGACCTGCGTCTACGCCGTCCACGACCCCAACGAGGGCCGCCTGGTCTACGCCTCCGCCGGCCACCTGCCCATCCTCGTCCGCGACCCCGAGGGCACCGTCCACCGCGCCGCCGAACCCACCGGCCCGCCCCTCGGCACCGGCGGCTGGCTGCACACCTCGGGCAGCGTCCCCCTCGGCCCCGGCTGCAGCGCCGTCCTCTACACCGACGGCCTGGTCGAACGCCGTGACGAGGACATCGACGACGGCGTCGCCGCCCTCGAACGCGCCTTCGCCGGCGCCACGGGCACCCCCCAGGTCATGTGCGACCGCCTCATCCGCTCCCTCGGCATCACCGAGGAGCACGACGACGACGTCGCCGTCCTCGTCCTCCAGCACCCCGCCCGCACCGGCCACGACGCCGAGCTGTTCCACAACGCGGCGCTCGAACTGCTCGGCGGCGTCGAGGCCGCGCCCCGCGCCCGCGCCTTCGCCTCCGGCGTCCTCGCCAGCTGGCGCTTCCCGCCGGACCTGCGCGACCTGGGCGTCCTCGCCGCCAGCGAGCTCGTCGCCAACTCCCTCCAGCACGGCACGCCCCCGATGAAGCTGCGCCTGCGCCGCACCGACCGCCGCCTGATCATCGAGGTCACCGACGGCGACGACCACCTCCCGCGCCGCCGCCGCGCCGAACCCGCCGACGAGGCCGGCCGCGGCATCTCGATCATCGCCACCATCGCCTCGTCCTGGGGCTCGCGCCGCACCCCCGGCGGCGGCAAGGCGGTCTGGTGCGAATTCGCCCTGCCCACGAAGCACGCGCACGTCTGACCGCGCCGGCCGCCGACGGCCCACCGGGACGCCGCACACGAGCCGGCCGGGACAACGACAAACGGCGGAGCGGTACGGCCGGAGCCCACCGCTCCGCCGCACCACTCCGCCGTCCGTACTCCGCCGTTCGTACCGCGGTCGGCCGTCAGGCGCCGACCGTGGCCCGCTCCTCCTGCGGGACGACGCGCGCGGCCACCGTGCGCTGCTCCTGGGCCCGCAGCGGGTTCTCCTGCGCGGGCGTGAGCCGGCGTCCCAACCGCAGGGCCAGCACGGAGATGCCCAGCGAGCAGGCGACCAGCAGCACGATGTACGGCGCGTAGAGACCCGACCCGGCCATCAGCCCGCCGGCGGCCGGCCCAGCGGCCAGCGCCAGCTGCTTCACCAGGGCGAAGGCCGAGTTGTACTGCCCCACGAGCCCCGGCGTGGCCAGATCCGCGACCAGCGGGGCCATCGTCGGCGCCAGCATCGACTCACCGATGCCGAAGAGGGCGTACGTCGAGATCAGCAGCGTGGTCGCGACCGCGTGCGCCCCCGGTACGAGTCCGGAGACCCCGGCCGCCACCCAGGCCACCGTCCATATGAGACCGACCAGGGCGATGACCCGGCTCCGACGCCGCCGCTCGACCAGCCGCAGCACCACGAACTGCGTCAGCACGATCGCCATCGTGTTCGCGGCGAGAGCCATGCCGAGCGTCGCGGGCGAGATCCGCGTGACCTCCACGGCGAACGCGGACAGGCCCGACTCGAACTGCCCGTAGCAGGCGAAGAACATCACGAAGCCCAGCACACACAGCCGCACCATGGCCCGGTCGGCGAGCAGCGCCCGCCACCCGTTCCGCGCGGAGCCGTCCGTCGGGACGGCGTCCTCGACCCGCGGCGCCTTCGGCAGCCGTACGGTCGCGATGGTGGCGCCCAGCACCAGGAACATCACGGCCTCGATCGCGAACAGCCGGACGAAGCTCGACGGGTCCGACGTGTCCACCAGCTGGCCGCCCAGCAGGCCGCCGACGCCGAGACCGAGGTTGTTGAGGAAGAACTGGGTGGCGAACGCCCGCGACCGGGTGGTCGTCGTCGAGCACCAGACGATCATCGTGGCGAGCGAGGGCTGGATGACCGCGATACCGGCACCGAGCGCGGCGGCGGCCGCGACCACGAGGAACTCGCTGTCGGCCAGGCCGAGGCCCATGGAGCCGACGGCGGCCGACACCGTACCCGCGACGGCGACGGGCAGCGGGCCCCGCCGGTCGATCACGCGCCCGACGAAGGGCAGCACGAACAACGCGGCCACGGCGAACGTCGCGAGCACGACTCCGGCCGTACTCGCCCCGAGGTTCCGCACCTGCGACACGTAGATGAACAGGAACGGAACCGTAAAGCCGTTGCCGAACGCACTCAGCGCGTTGCCCAGCTGGATCCGGCGCAGTGCCGCGCCCATCGCCGTGGTCACACTCACCTTCCTTTGCCTTGATCACGAAAACGGTCCGGACCATGCCGCGTACGGCAACAGTCCAGACCTGAAGACTTCAGAGCTAAACTTCGAAGCTAAAGAGTACACATCAAAGGGCTTTAGCGGCAAGGGGTCTGTCATACTGCGGCTCATGGCCGACACCCCCGGCTCCGCCGAGCCGAGCCTCGAAGAGCAGATCGCCGCTTACCAGCGCGAGTTCCAGGACCTCGATCCCCAGGTGGAGAAGGTCGTCTCGGCCCTCAGCCGGCTGAACCGGCGCATGAACGTCGCCTACGGGCGGCAGACCGCCGAGCTGGGCATCAGCAACGCGGAGTGGGAGGTCCTCAAGGCACTGGTCCTCGCCGGCCACCCCTACCGCCTGGGGCCGGGCGACCTGGCGAAGCGGCTGGGCCTGACCCCGGCGGCCATGACCCACCGCATCGACCGCATGGTCGCGGAGGGCCTCGTCACCCGGGAGCGCGACGGCAGCAACCGGGTCCGCGTCATCGTCGGCATCACGGAGGACGGCCGGGAGAAGTGG is a window from the Streptomyces mobaraensis genome containing:
- a CDS encoding ATP-binding SpoIIE family protein phosphatase, whose translation is MNFTRWSARLPGTQRRAATRADRNAPAAPTAATPATGSVPAARAGSGPLPAPDGPVATLDGLSVHDVLGQVPALVAVVYGPDHRIAYVNDAYAALFGPRTPGAPAREALTELEELGLLALMDQVLRSGKPRTVKSRRVSTTPDGPGGPDTPAGPDGTTTRPRHGYYTFTCTPLRVGIPGDGPPQPGVLIFAADVTDQVEAAERLRTSERRQREAAVTLQRSLLPQELEQPDDLRVAATYQPGGQDTAVGGDWYDVITLGAGRTALVIGDVMGRGVRAAAVMGQLRTAVRAYARLDLPPHEVLQLLDGLAAEIDATQIATCVYAVHDPNEGRLVYASAGHLPILVRDPEGTVHRAAEPTGPPLGTGGWLHTSGSVPLGPGCSAVLYTDGLVERRDEDIDDGVAALERAFAGATGTPQVMCDRLIRSLGITEEHDDDVAVLVLQHPARTGHDAELFHNAALELLGGVEAAPRARAFASGVLASWRFPPDLRDLGVLAASELVANSLQHGTPPMKLRLRRTDRRLIIEVTDGDDHLPRRRRAEPADEAGRGISIIATIASSWGSRRTPGGGKAVWCEFALPTKHAHV
- a CDS encoding MarR family winged helix-turn-helix transcriptional regulator — its product is MADTPGSAEPSLEEQIAAYQREFQDLDPQVEKVVSALSRLNRRMNVAYGRQTAELGISNAEWEVLKALVLAGHPYRLGPGDLAKRLGLTPAAMTHRIDRMVAEGLVTRERDGSNRVRVIVGITEDGREKWLEAMRLASVFEEELLQDLSCEDRGKLGELLIRLLRRVETAQPDAGGRLRDLD
- a CDS encoding NAD(P)/FAD-dependent oxidoreductase — protein: MKEATRILVVGGGYVGMYAALHLQRKLRKGEAEILVVSPDPYMTYQPFLPEAAAGSISPRHVVVPLRSVLKGCQLLVGEVSALDHAARTATVRTAATEESGEGALTVHYDELVIAPGSVSRTLPIPGLAEHGIGFKTVEEAIGLRNHVLEQLDIASSTRDPEVRDAALTFVFVGGGYAGVEALAELEDMARYAARYYHNIDQEDLRFLLVEATGRILPEVGEEMGRYAIRELRGRNIDVRLDTRLDSCENRVVVLSDGSRHPARTLVWTAGVKPHPLLAATDLPLNARGRLRCRPDLRVEGVDHAWAAGDAAAVPDLTAHEPGVECAPNAQHAVRQAKVLAGNVLCSLRGHSLTDYRHKYVGSVASLGLHKGVAHVYGQKLKGYPAWFMHRAYHLSRIPTFNRKARVLAEWTLAGLFKREIVSLGSLENPRAEFELAAGTGRHPEAG
- a CDS encoding MFS transporter — encoded protein: MTTAMGAALRRIQLGNALSAFGNGFTVPFLFIYVSQVRNLGASTAGVVLATFAVAALFVLPFVGRVIDRRGPLPVAVAGTVSAAVGSMGLGLADSEFLVVAAAAALGAGIAVIQPSLATMIVWCSTTTTRSRAFATQFFLNNLGLGVGGLLGGQLVDTSDPSSFVRLFAIEAVMFLVLGATIATVRLPKAPRVEDAVPTDGSARNGWRALLADRAMVRLCVLGFVMFFACYGQFESGLSAFAVEVTRISPATLGMALAANTMAIVLTQFVVLRLVERRRRSRVIALVGLIWTVAWVAAGVSGLVPGAHAVATTLLISTYALFGIGESMLAPTMAPLVADLATPGLVGQYNSAFALVKQLALAAGPAAGGLMAGSGLYAPYIVLLVACSLGISVLALRLGRRLTPAQENPLRAQEQRTVAARVVPQEERATVGA
- a CDS encoding TetR/AcrR family transcriptional regulator: MHIQGSHWSTAVAPSDGNGGRSTPLRVDAQRNLEHVLRAAREVFGELGYGAPMEDVARRARVGVGTVYRRFPSKDVLVRRIAEEETARLTEQARTALGQEEEPWSALSRFLRTSVASGAGRLLPPQVLRVGVEGESAPEPVAPVAPPQARVPQQRQPGAAGGQLHELRLVEQRPVPVPDGQRDGSGAAALLEVVGRLVDRARAAGELRPDVTVADVLLVIATAAPSLPDAAQQAAASSRLLDILLEGLRSRPAA